Proteins encoded by one window of Chloroflexota bacterium:
- a CDS encoding site-specific integrase, which yields MSAEQLELFPAPKASREERKVAAKPPLTSASPLSAAMRGFHQHMIEVEFSPHTIRSFSGDLSLLARYLGADTAVGEISIAKLRQFLHWLRYERGVPCNAKSLSRRLTTLKVFFGWLQETGVLIEDPAAPLVHQRVSTPLPHILTDTEVERVLQTTEMLLHHPDEPDARPHLLVTLLLHTGIKKSECMNIALHHIETGNPDSPVLYIRYENPRQHYKERRLRLPSSFVGAWRLYLDQYKPRAKLFECTARNLEYVLHNVARQAGIEGGISFESLRWTCAVRDYRGGMDEETLRRKMGLSTIAWPEVLEKIKMLVQAPL from the coding sequence GTGTCTGCCGAGCAATTGGAACTCTTCCCTGCCCCAAAGGCCTCAAGGGAGGAACGAAAGGTTGCCGCCAAACCACCTCTCACTTCCGCCTCGCCTCTCAGTGCGGCTATGCGCGGCTTCCACCAACATATGATAGAAGTGGAGTTCAGTCCCCATACCATCCGTTCATTCTCAGGCGACCTAAGTTTGCTGGCTCGCTACCTCGGTGCTGATACTGCGGTGGGCGAGATATCCATCGCCAAACTCCGCCAGTTCCTGCACTGGCTGCGGTATGAACGCGGTGTGCCCTGCAATGCCAAATCACTCAGTCGCCGACTCACCACCCTCAAAGTCTTTTTTGGCTGGCTGCAGGAGACAGGCGTGCTCATCGAAGATCCCGCTGCCCCTCTCGTCCACCAACGCGTCTCCACCCCCTTGCCCCACATCCTGACTGACACCGAGGTTGAGCGCGTCCTGCAGACTACGGAGATGCTGCTGCATCACCCGGATGAACCAGACGCCCGACCCCATCTATTGGTGACACTCTTGCTCCATACCGGCATCAAGAAAAGCGAATGCATGAACATCGCCCTCCACCACATTGAAACCGGCAACCCCGATTCACCGGTACTGTACATTCGTTACGAGAACCCCAGACAACATTATAAAGAGCGACGCCTGCGCTTGCCCTCTTCGTTCGTTGGGGCATGGCGGCTTTACTTGGACCAATACAAGCCCAGAGCAAAACTCTTCGAATGCACAGCACGGAATCTGGAGTATGTGTTGCACAATGTGGCCCGGCAGGCTGGGATAGAAGGGGGCATCTCCTTTGAGAGTCTGCGCTGGACTTGCGCCGTACGGGACTACCGCGGGGGAATGGACGAAGAGACATTACGGCGGAAGATGGGGCTTTCCACCATCGCCTGGCCAGAGGTGCTGGAGAAGATTAAGATGCTCGTACAAGCACCGCTGTGA
- a CDS encoding FAD binding domain-containing protein: MLNIAAYLFPSSVEEALEMLAAHSGNARLIAGGTDLVLQSQRGQCPAAVFVDITRIPGLDKIEERDGYIFIGANVTHAAVAKSPLIRQRANVLAEACGMVGGPQIRNVGTLVGNVVNALPAADGAIALTALDAEAEIADEMGRRWAPVIELYEDVGICRVNPCAQMVTALRFHPLERGMNGAYQRLSQRRALCLPMLAVATVVDIEEGRFRQARIAIGPVAPRPLRPAEAEAALDGVPVNAENIAHAARLAAKASHPRDSLLRGSAEYRTAMVEVLVRRALSKAAGLEV, translated from the coding sequence ATGTTAAATATCGCTGCGTACCTATTTCCATCCTCTGTGGAGGAGGCATTGGAAATGCTGGCCGCCCACAGTGGGAACGCCCGGCTCATCGCGGGTGGAACCGATCTCGTACTGCAGAGCCAGCGGGGCCAGTGCCCCGCCGCTGTTTTCGTGGACATCACCCGCATCCCAGGCCTGGACAAAATTGAGGAACGCGACGGCTACATCTTCATTGGAGCCAACGTTACCCACGCCGCAGTAGCCAAATCACCGCTCATCCGACAGCGCGCTAACGTGCTGGCGGAGGCCTGTGGCATGGTCGGCGGACCACAGATCCGCAATGTGGGCACACTGGTAGGTAATGTGGTGAATGCGCTGCCTGCCGCTGACGGAGCAATTGCTCTTACCGCCCTGGACGCCGAAGCGGAAATCGCTGATGAGATGGGTCGGCGCTGGGCCCCTGTTATCGAACTCTACGAAGATGTGGGGATCTGCCGGGTCAACCCGTGTGCTCAGATGGTCACAGCGCTGCGTTTTCACCCCCTGGAGCGCGGGATGAACGGTGCGTACCAGCGCCTGTCGCAGCGGAGAGCCTTGTGTTTGCCCATGCTCGCCGTGGCCACAGTGGTGGATATTGAGGAGGGACGCTTTCGCCAGGCACGCATCGCCATCGGACCCGTCGCGCCCCGGCCGTTGCGCCCGGCCGAGGCCGAAGCAGCGCTGGATGGGGTCCCAGTCAATGCAGAAAACATAGCCCACGCAGCCAGGCTGGCTGCGAAAGCATCGCACCCCCGCGATAGTTTGCTGCGCGGAAGTGCCGAATACCGCACAGCGATGGTCGAGGTGCTGGTGCGTCGTGCCTTGAGCAAAGCAGCCGGGTTGGAGGTGTAA
- a CDS encoding (2Fe-2S)-binding protein: protein MPKIEMTVNGKAVSVDVEPGDLLANVLRDKLGLIGTKIACGEGECGCCTVLVDGVSVTSCIFPAFKAAGREVLTIEGLSEDDQLDPIQEAFKEKAAAQCGYCTPGMIMSAKALLNENPHPTTEEIEQGISGNLCRCTGYYQIVQAITMAARHMAEKGGAS, encoded by the coding sequence ATGCCTAAGATTGAGATGACCGTCAATGGGAAAGCAGTCTCGGTGGATGTAGAACCAGGAGACTTGCTGGCCAACGTATTGCGCGACAAACTCGGTTTGATCGGCACCAAGATCGCCTGTGGAGAGGGTGAGTGTGGTTGCTGCACCGTCCTAGTGGACGGCGTGTCGGTTACATCCTGTATCTTCCCCGCGTTTAAGGCCGCCGGACGTGAGGTGCTGACCATCGAAGGACTATCGGAAGACGACCAACTCGATCCCATCCAGGAGGCTTTTAAGGAGAAAGCCGCAGCGCAGTGCGGTTACTGCACGCCAGGGATGATCATGTCCGCCAAAGCCCTACTGAACGAGAACCCACACCCCACTACAGAGGAGATCGAACAGGGCATTTCCGGCAACCTCTGCCGTTGCACAGGCTACTATCAGATTGTGCAAGCCATTACTATGGCCGCCAGGCACATGGCAGAGAAAGGGGGTGCATCATGA
- a CDS encoding amino acid permease, producing the protein MSKRRLRRELNLAQVVMLGAGGTIAAEIFVLTGHAAGMVGPAVVLALLAGGLLSYSIALNYSEMATSFPETGGALTYVREAWGPGLLSFLVGSLDCLSSTFYSALSAVGFAYSLQVFVPSLPIVPTALAVIGVFTVLNFLGVSKVGNTQIVLGGILLALLGIYIILGLTLAEGFRWEVFAPGGTFFIYRGGWENLRKILATIALVYNAYVGFEVIADDAEEIKDPGRNIPRGILISLTLITLIYVSAALVTLGTVPWQEVAGSETALTDAARRFLPGWGVPMMALAGMLATLTSINTAMLSATREAFTMSRDGAWPRFMSRLGRFRTPYLAILVIGTVTGFVAAIGLVDFLSYISSSGYLFVLFWASLAMVRLRELHPDMKRPFRAPFFPLTAYLAAGTCLLIVVFTHWRALLFGAGVLAVCTAFYYLYPPIIRMVSSSIKAREPAKDRILVPVANPRTAQRLVHLASILAQASEDTSICVLTIVRVSSRLPQGMVKRLVDHLGPRQKSLLNQIAEDAEARNVPLYTKMRASPDISTGILSEIKDHGDVKIILMGWPGPLNPQTLADNPVKVVIQKARTNIAVLLDRGLKEIRHILVPVGGGPHSRLALRLAYEIAEQEDAHITALHTYSRATGAEDVQDEILLLRDVIEDELGYVPANITMRVAQARGVMEGILAEAARHCYDLIVAGASEEWASQTRLFGSVDDQIADQAPCSVLLVRRYEPAAIAWIRRQAKKVEKE; encoded by the coding sequence ATGAGCAAGCGCCGATTGAGAAGAGAATTGAACTTAGCACAGGTGGTGATGCTGGGCGCCGGCGGAACCATCGCTGCGGAGATTTTCGTGCTAACCGGACATGCCGCTGGGATGGTAGGTCCCGCTGTGGTCCTCGCTCTCCTGGCTGGCGGCCTGCTGAGTTATAGCATCGCCCTGAATTACAGCGAGATGGCCACTTCCTTTCCTGAGACAGGAGGCGCACTTACCTATGTCCGCGAGGCATGGGGCCCTGGTCTCCTCTCATTTCTGGTGGGCTCTCTCGACTGTCTCTCCAGCACCTTCTACAGCGCCCTCTCGGCGGTGGGGTTTGCCTATTCACTTCAGGTGTTCGTCCCCTCCTTGCCAATCGTTCCTACCGCTCTCGCTGTGATCGGCGTGTTCACAGTGCTCAACTTCCTCGGGGTTAGCAAAGTAGGAAATACCCAGATCGTACTGGGCGGGATATTGCTAGCGCTCCTGGGTATTTACATCATCCTCGGCTTGACTCTTGCTGAGGGCTTCCGATGGGAGGTATTCGCACCTGGCGGCACATTTTTCATTTATCGAGGGGGTTGGGAAAATCTGAGAAAAATACTGGCGACCATCGCTTTGGTCTATAACGCGTACGTTGGCTTCGAGGTGATCGCCGACGATGCCGAGGAGATCAAAGACCCTGGCCGCAATATTCCCCGCGGTATCCTGATCAGTCTGACGCTGATCACCCTCATTTATGTCTCGGCGGCGCTCGTGACATTGGGCACAGTTCCTTGGCAGGAAGTCGCTGGCTCCGAGACCGCGTTGACCGATGCGGCAAGGCGATTCTTGCCTGGCTGGGGCGTGCCGATGATGGCTCTTGCCGGGATGCTTGCTACCCTCACTTCGATCAACACAGCTATGCTGAGCGCTACACGCGAGGCATTTACCATGAGCCGAGACGGCGCTTGGCCTCGTTTCATGTCCCGATTGGGGCGGTTTAGAACACCCTATCTGGCCATTCTGGTGATTGGCACAGTCACCGGGTTCGTTGCTGCCATCGGCCTCGTTGATTTTCTGAGTTATATCTCTAGTTCTGGCTACTTGTTCGTGTTGTTTTGGGCCAGCCTGGCTATGGTCCGCCTGAGGGAACTTCATCCAGACATGAAGCGGCCCTTCAGGGCCCCATTCTTCCCACTCACAGCGTACTTAGCGGCGGGGACCTGTCTCCTCATTGTTGTCTTCACCCATTGGCGAGCGCTGCTGTTTGGTGCCGGTGTGCTTGCAGTCTGCACTGCTTTCTACTACCTTTATCCACCGATTATCCGGATGGTCTCATCTAGCATCAAAGCCAGAGAACCGGCGAAGGACAGAATACTAGTTCCGGTGGCCAACCCCCGCACTGCACAACGCCTAGTCCACCTCGCCTCGATCTTAGCACAGGCGAGCGAGGACACCAGCATTTGCGTTCTTACCATTGTGCGTGTTTCCTCTCGTCTTCCGCAGGGCATGGTAAAGCGCCTGGTAGACCACTTGGGCCCGCGACAGAAATCCTTGCTCAATCAGATTGCTGAAGACGCGGAGGCTCGAAACGTGCCGCTGTACACCAAAATGCGCGCTTCGCCAGATATCTCTACAGGGATCCTAAGCGAAATCAAAGATCACGGCGATGTCAAAATCATATTGATGGGCTGGCCAGGACCATTGAACCCGCAGACTTTAGCCGATAATCCGGTGAAAGTCGTGATCCAAAAAGCACGCACCAACATTGCTGTCTTATTGGACCGGGGTCTGAAAGAGATCCGCCACATCTTGGTTCCAGTTGGGGGAGGGCCTCATTCGCGTCTGGCTCTTCGCCTGGCCTACGAGATCGCTGAGCAAGAGGATGCTCATATCACAGCCTTGCACACATATAGTAGGGCAACCGGAGCGGAAGACGTACAAGATGAGATATTGCTGCTTCGCGACGTCATTGAAGATGAATTGGGCTATGTTCCTGCCAATATAACTATGCGCGTGGCACAGGCGAGAGGAGTGATGGAGGGCATCCTGGCAGAAGCGGCGCGCCATTGCTACGACCTGATTGTGGCTGGAGCCTCGGAAGAGTGGGCTTCTCAAACACGACTCTTCGGTTCCGTTGACGATCAGATCGCCGATCAGGCCCCTTGCTCAGTACTCTTAGTACGCCGGTACGAGCCCGCAGCCATTGCCTGGATTCGACGCCAGGCCAAGAAGGTGGAAAAGGAATAG
- a CDS encoding glycosyltransferase family 39 protein: protein MSKKTQPELITAVIILALTLFAWCLRLYRIDAQSLWYDEGYSIYIARMSLEEAASHFPFEMQPPLYYLLLHAWIRLGGVTSFAVRCLSAICATVVVPAMYVLGRRTVNAGAGLLGALFTALSPLYFWYAQETRMYALVLSLTVISAYLLVRVLEGGLAPSHRRRLWVAFGLVTLGAMYTHYFSLFLLPSMAMYFLWCWWRGGREPGLFREGVAVATGVALVYLPWVPMLLRQAALDTGYWTGRVGVVATAARIITEWSTGITVEPALAKRLTFGYLVLLVGGVLGLVWGLRHGNGFRRRGLLFLVLYLVIPLGLMLFVFIQRPKISVRYTLVASPPYFLLLAGGIGAGWRSHPAWRGLVTLIPRALCLLAVGFIAMTSVYSLRNAIFDENFARPDFRRVTRYLGKHIGPDESIILVSGHFFPIFDYYYPNAERLLIPNTPVLKLDVPVDFSVAQEINRFIVGRKGIWLVLWQNEIVDPSGVVIALLEDVGWEVPVGRTFHGVGLRHFLLPPGALIRTEVIIDRPSTAILGNGMIRLLGARLERSIFAPGETVELRLFWQALAPVDKNYTVFTHLLTPNEHMLAQHDSQPVGGQRPTKTWKVGEVVEDRHWIHIPAGTESGQYTIEVGMYRPMEPGMPRLEMYEGNERVPYDRALLGIITVRAVHGQPERRP, encoded by the coding sequence GTGAGCAAGAAAACCCAGCCTGAACTGATCACAGCAGTTATCATCCTCGCACTCACACTCTTTGCCTGGTGCCTGCGGCTGTACCGCATAGATGCTCAAAGCCTCTGGTATGATGAGGGCTACAGCATCTATATCGCCCGCATGAGTCTGGAGGAGGCCGCTTCCCATTTCCCCTTCGAGATGCAGCCCCCTCTGTACTATTTGCTCCTCCACGCTTGGATCCGGCTAGGAGGAGTCACGTCATTCGCTGTGCGCTGCCTCTCCGCGATATGCGCCACGGTGGTCGTGCCTGCAATGTACGTGCTCGGTCGGCGAACGGTCAATGCAGGTGCAGGACTCTTAGGGGCTTTGTTCACTGCGCTCTCTCCGCTCTATTTCTGGTACGCTCAGGAAACCCGGATGTACGCCCTCGTCCTATCCCTAACTGTCATCTCGGCTTACCTGCTCGTCCGTGTCCTGGAGGGCGGTCTGGCACCCTCCCATCGCCGCCGTCTCTGGGTGGCCTTTGGCCTGGTCACCCTCGGGGCGATGTACACACACTATTTCTCCCTGTTCCTGCTGCCATCTATGGCCATGTATTTCCTCTGGTGCTGGTGGCGGGGGGGCCGAGAGCCAGGGCTATTTCGGGAAGGAGTGGCTGTCGCAACAGGAGTGGCACTGGTATACCTGCCCTGGGTGCCGATGCTGTTGCGCCAGGCGGCACTGGACACTGGCTATTGGACCGGTCGCGTCGGCGTAGTGGCAACGGCAGCGCGGATCATCACCGAGTGGAGTACGGGGATCACGGTAGAGCCTGCCCTGGCCAAGCGACTGACCTTCGGCTACCTGGTTTTGCTGGTGGGTGGTGTGTTAGGCCTGGTGTGGGGCCTGCGCCACGGCAACGGGTTCCGGCGGCGCGGACTGCTTTTCCTGGTGCTTTATCTCGTGATCCCACTGGGCCTCATGCTCTTCGTCTTCATCCAGCGCCCCAAAATCAGTGTCCGCTACACCTTGGTGGCTTCACCACCCTATTTCCTGCTCTTAGCAGGTGGCATCGGTGCCGGGTGGCGATCTCATCCTGCCTGGCGAGGACTCGTCACTCTTATTCCGCGGGCGTTATGCCTACTCGCAGTCGGGTTCATTGCGATGACCTCAGTCTACTCGTTACGTAACGCGATCTTCGACGAGAATTTTGCCCGGCCTGATTTCCGGCGCGTCACCCGCTATCTAGGCAAACACATCGGCCCTGACGAGAGCATCATCTTGGTGTCAGGGCATTTTTTCCCTATCTTTGACTACTATTATCCCAATGCCGAGCGGCTTCTCATACCCAATACGCCTGTGCTCAAGTTGGACGTGCCAGTGGACTTCTCTGTCGCTCAGGAGATAAATCGCTTCATTGTCGGGCGTAAGGGGATCTGGCTGGTGCTCTGGCAGAACGAAATAGTGGATCCCAGTGGGGTGGTTATCGCGTTGCTCGAGGATGTGGGGTGGGAGGTGCCAGTGGGGCGCACTTTCCACGGGGTGGGCTTGCGACACTTCCTTCTACCGCCGGGGGCTCTCATTCGCACCGAGGTGATAATTGACCGGCCCAGCACAGCGATTCTGGGCAATGGGATGATTCGGCTACTGGGCGCGAGACTGGAGCGGAGTATATTCGCGCCAGGGGAGACGGTGGAGCTCCGACTTTTTTGGCAGGCCCTCGCACCGGTGGACAAAAACTACACCGTCTTCACTCACCTCTTAACACCAAATGAACATATGTTGGCACAGCACGACTCTCAGCCGGTGGGTGGGCAGCGGCCCACGAAGACTTGGAAAGTGGGTGAAGTAGTGGAAGACCGGCACTGGATCCACATCCCCGCTGGCACCGAATCCGGACAGTATACCATTGAAGTGGGCATGTACAGGCCCATGGAGCCGGGAATGCCGCGCCTGGAGATGTACGAGGGAAACGAACGCGTTCCATACGACCGGGCGCTTCTGGGCATAATTACAGTGCGTGCGGTCCACGGCCAGCCAGAGCGCCGACCCTGA
- a CDS encoding xanthine dehydrogenase family protein molybdopterin-binding subunit — translation MSESIIGTSVTRLDIHTKVQGQRKYPQDFNMDGQLYAVVVWAEYPHSIVKHIDTSAAEASPGVVRVITYKDVPVNEYGINIKDQPVLVAEGDKVRWMGDRIAIVVAESQRAAEQARKLVKVEYEPLPVVTDPREAMKPDAPRVHEERGESNVLHHIKIRKGDVEAGFAEADVVVDGYFITPAVEHIYMQPEAGIGYIDEEGRVTVIAAAQWPHDDLHQIAHFLNLPEDQVREIVPAVGGAFGGREDMYIQHLLALAAYVVRRPVKMVWTREESIQCSGKRHPFYMKYKVGAKRDSMLTAMEIEIITDAGAYASTSIPVLSNAATFAAGPYKVPNAKVDAYTVYTNNAVTMAMRGFGATQPPVGYESMMDRMAEALGMDPVELRMKNLLDESDVALTGNVMRGGVAGLKETLRQAALAAGWRQVGGRWIKPDLGQASATYKRRGIGVAVAYKNVGYSLGFDDKATCTVELSLAPNGDIQRALLKIGASDVGEGVWTALAQIAAETLKIDMSKVRLAFLDTAKVPDAGSSSASRHVFVSGNAVVRACQEALAKRDAILRAETGETKVVAQATYHGREARATTPFDPQTGLCEPHCAYGYATQIALVEVDTETGEVEVLKIWSAHDVGKAINLEMVVGQIGGGVHMGVGYALTEHFIQQGGRAQTRHMSEYYIPTVRDMPRELVPIIVEVPDPWGPYGAKGLGEMTTLPTAPAILNAIHDATGVWIDSLPATPERVWRALQRKG, via the coding sequence ATGAGCGAGAGCATCATTGGCACGAGCGTCACCCGCCTAGATATTCACACCAAAGTCCAAGGCCAGCGCAAATACCCTCAAGATTTCAACATGGACGGCCAACTCTACGCGGTCGTAGTATGGGCGGAATACCCTCACTCCATTGTCAAGCACATTGATACCAGCGCCGCCGAGGCCTCGCCCGGCGTGGTGCGGGTCATCACTTACAAGGATGTGCCAGTGAACGAATACGGCATTAACATCAAGGACCAGCCCGTGCTCGTGGCGGAGGGCGATAAAGTGCGGTGGATGGGCGACCGGATCGCCATCGTGGTGGCGGAGAGTCAGCGGGCCGCTGAACAAGCGCGCAAGTTGGTGAAAGTGGAGTACGAGCCCCTGCCTGTGGTCACCGACCCGCGTGAGGCTATGAAACCAGATGCACCCCGAGTACATGAGGAACGGGGTGAGAGCAACGTCCTCCATCACATCAAAATTCGCAAGGGCGATGTGGAGGCAGGCTTCGCTGAGGCCGACGTGGTCGTGGACGGCTATTTCATCACGCCGGCCGTCGAGCACATCTACATGCAGCCCGAGGCAGGCATTGGCTACATAGATGAAGAGGGCAGGGTAACGGTCATCGCCGCCGCGCAGTGGCCCCACGACGACTTGCATCAAATCGCCCACTTCCTGAACCTACCTGAGGACCAGGTCCGTGAAATCGTGCCAGCCGTCGGCGGAGCGTTCGGTGGGCGCGAGGATATGTACATCCAACACTTGCTGGCGCTGGCCGCTTATGTGGTGCGCCGCCCGGTCAAGATGGTGTGGACGCGAGAGGAATCCATCCAGTGCAGTGGTAAGCGCCACCCGTTCTACATGAAGTACAAAGTGGGGGCGAAGCGCGATAGCATGTTGACGGCGATGGAGATCGAGATCATCACCGATGCTGGCGCTTATGCCTCCACCAGTATCCCGGTGCTCAGCAATGCTGCCACTTTCGCTGCAGGACCATACAAAGTACCCAATGCCAAAGTGGACGCCTACACGGTCTACACCAACAACGCCGTGACGATGGCTATGCGCGGTTTCGGTGCCACTCAGCCGCCAGTGGGCTATGAATCCATGATGGACCGGATGGCCGAGGCCCTGGGGATGGACCCTGTCGAGTTGCGAATGAAAAACCTCCTTGATGAAAGTGATGTGGCCCTCACCGGCAATGTGATGCGTGGCGGGGTCGCAGGGCTCAAGGAGACACTGCGCCAGGCAGCCCTCGCTGCCGGCTGGCGGCAAGTGGGTGGACGATGGATCAAGCCAGATCTAGGCCAAGCGTCGGCGACATATAAGCGGCGAGGCATCGGCGTGGCTGTGGCTTACAAGAATGTGGGCTACAGCCTGGGTTTCGATGACAAGGCAACTTGTACTGTCGAACTAAGCCTGGCCCCCAATGGGGATATCCAGCGTGCACTGCTCAAGATCGGCGCATCGGATGTCGGTGAAGGGGTGTGGACTGCATTAGCGCAGATCGCCGCTGAGACGTTGAAAATTGACATGTCCAAAGTGCGGCTGGCTTTCCTCGATACGGCCAAGGTGCCTGATGCAGGGAGTTCTTCGGCCTCCCGGCATGTGTTTGTCTCGGGCAACGCCGTAGTGCGTGCCTGCCAAGAGGCGTTGGCGAAGCGCGATGCCATCCTACGCGCCGAAACAGGCGAGACGAAGGTAGTAGCCCAGGCAACCTACCACGGCCGAGAGGCACGGGCCACGACGCCATTTGATCCCCAGACTGGGCTCTGTGAGCCACACTGTGCCTACGGCTATGCCACACAAATCGCGTTGGTGGAAGTGGATACGGAGACGGGCGAAGTAGAGGTGCTGAAGATCTGGTCTGCCCACGATGTGGGCAAGGCCATCAACCTGGAAATGGTCGTGGGGCAGATCGGCGGCGGGGTACATATGGGTGTGGGCTACGCACTCACTGAGCACTTCATCCAGCAAGGTGGCCGGGCCCAGACAAGACACATGAGCGAATACTACATCCCCACGGTGCGCGATATGCCGCGGGAACTGGTGCCCATCATCGTGGAGGTGCCTGACCCTTGGGGGCCTTACGGCGCAAAGGGATTGGGAGAAATGACCACATTGCCAACCGCCCCAGCCATACTGAATGCTATCCACGATGCGACAGGAGTGTGGATTGACTCGCTGCCGGCGACGCCGGAGCGGGTGTGGCGCGCTCTACAGAGAAAAGGTTGA